CAGCGCTCGTACTCCTCCTGCTCCCCGATGGCCCCGGCGGCACGCGCGAGGGCGTGCAGGGCGCGCAGGAAGCCGCGGTTGGGCTCGTGCTCGAACGGGACGGGCCCGTGGCCCTTCCAGCCGGCCCGGCGCAGGGCGTCGAGCCCGCGGTGGTAGCCGGTGCGGGCGTAGGCGTACGACTCGATGACCCGGCCGCCCTCGAAGGCGTCGTCGGCCAGTTGCGCCCAAGCGAGCGAGGAGGTGGGGTACTTCGCCGCGACCTCGGCGGGCGGGGTGCCGCCGGCGAGCAGCCCGCGCGGCTCCGGGTCGTCGGGCAGATGGGTCGGGGCGGGGCCCCCGAGCAGGTTCTCGTGGATGGACATGGGTCCCAGTGTGCCTGGCACCCCGCCGTCGTGGGACACCGCCCGGCGCCGCGCCCGCACCCCCACCGGTACGCCCGCGGGCGCTGCGCCCCGTCACTCCCCGGGCCGTCGCCGGGCGGGCTCCAGGGGCGGCGCCACGACCCCGCAGTGCACGGTGCACTCCGGCCGACAGGGTCCCTGCGCCGGATGGGCCCCGCCGCCCTCGGGCCGTTCCCTGCCGGTGTCCCTGCCGACGCCCCGGCCGGTGTCCGTGTCCGGGGCCGGTACCGGGGCTGCCGCCGGTGTCCGTACCGCGCAGAAGGCGAGCACCGCCCCCGCCACCAGGAGCCCCGCGCACATCGGCATCGCCCGCCGGAAGGTCGCGGCGAACTCCCCCGCCTGCCGGTACGCCTCCGGGCCCATGCCGGCCAGCAGC
The DNA window shown above is from Streptomyces sp. NBC_00247 and carries:
- a CDS encoding DUF3151 domain-containing protein, with translation MSIHENLLGGPAPTHLPDDPEPRGLLAGGTPPAEVAAKYPTSSLAWAQLADDAFEGGRVIESYAYARTGYHRGLDALRRAGWKGHGPVPFEHEPNRGFLRALHALARAAGAIGEQEEYERCSTFLRDSSPTAADILG